A portion of the Bacillus sp. es.034 genome contains these proteins:
- a CDS encoding response regulator — MARILIAEDEEVLRMLMVDTLEDEGHELDEAADGEEAINSIMENDYDLILLDYMMPLYTGLEVIEKVRNSPEKGSVKIMMVSAKSQQADKDLVLKSGADYFIAKPYSPAELVQRIEDILNEEN; from the coding sequence ATGGCGAGAATTTTAATAGCGGAAGATGAAGAAGTCCTAAGGATGCTGATGGTGGATACACTTGAAGACGAAGGACATGAGCTTGATGAAGCGGCCGACGGCGAGGAAGCGATCAATTCCATCATGGAAAACGATTATGATCTCATTCTTCTCGATTATATGATGCCTTTATACACAGGACTTGAAGTGATTGAAAAAGTCAGGAACTCCCCTGAAAAGGGTTCGGTGAAAATCATGATGGTGTCTGCAAAGAGCCAGCAGGCGGATAAAGACCTCGTTCTGAAGTCCGGAGCCGACTATTTCATTGCCAAACCGTATAGTCCTGCAGAGCTTGTTCAGCGGATCGAGGACATATTGAATGAAGAGAATTAA
- a CDS encoding diguanylate cyclase: MEKYTNHFFNNIRKKLEEWETMATIPHEEVYRFIHSMAGSASVLGLHTIGERARELMDQHNEKDTRTWSVSEVKEELFDIIQYCYHHEEESIEVFPGKQSRDGEEPVVLLIDDDTSFLMYMKEELETIGWYVVPIANPEKAIMSYYDVRPDCAIIDIHMDGTSGFEVLDFFKKKLKQQFIPTVMVSVENSKEVRMKSYEMGADDFIAKPFDIDEFIVRVKRQMERKKQMEELVLIDELTMVYNRKYLGQAYAQVQSDWARRGDSYCVAVLDLDHFKGVNDQYGHLMGDRVLKEFASHLMSETRIQDTVFRFGGEEFVIIFPHTPINEACTFVDDIRKRFSQMEFQANPAFSCTFSAGVAEIADPTKPFDTWLKLADNALYEAKSNGRNLVRMDGKAREHTPHKIMKIAIVDDDPIIRTVMKDIVSKLPGEQHIQYDIHTFKDGAAFIGSDWHEGNPCLVILDGVMPKMDGLEVLEQIRSRSDSDRYKVLMLTSRKSERDISRSLQLGADDYMTKPFKLLELEARLGQMLKRMR; this comes from the coding sequence ATGGAAAAATACACAAATCATTTCTTTAATAATATTCGAAAAAAATTAGAAGAATGGGAGACTATGGCCACCATCCCCCACGAAGAAGTGTACCGCTTCATCCACTCCATGGCGGGGTCGGCCTCGGTTCTTGGTTTACATACAATCGGGGAACGTGCCCGTGAATTGATGGATCAGCATAATGAAAAAGACACGCGGACGTGGTCGGTTTCAGAAGTGAAGGAAGAACTGTTTGATATTATCCAGTACTGTTATCACCATGAGGAAGAATCGATCGAAGTATTCCCCGGCAAGCAAAGCAGGGATGGGGAAGAACCTGTTGTGTTACTCATCGATGATGATACGTCCTTCCTTATGTATATGAAGGAGGAATTGGAAACGATCGGCTGGTATGTCGTTCCTATCGCCAATCCTGAGAAGGCCATTATGTCGTACTATGATGTGAGGCCGGACTGTGCGATCATCGATATTCATATGGATGGGACGAGTGGATTCGAAGTCCTGGACTTTTTTAAGAAGAAGTTGAAGCAGCAATTCATTCCAACGGTCATGGTGAGTGTGGAAAACAGTAAGGAAGTACGGATGAAGAGCTATGAGATGGGGGCGGATGATTTCATAGCCAAGCCCTTTGACATCGATGAGTTCATCGTGCGGGTGAAAAGGCAGATGGAACGGAAGAAGCAAATGGAAGAGCTGGTACTGATCGATGAATTGACAATGGTTTATAACCGTAAATACTTGGGTCAGGCGTATGCGCAGGTACAAAGCGACTGGGCTCGCAGGGGTGATTCCTATTGTGTGGCCGTCCTTGATCTGGACCATTTCAAAGGGGTGAACGACCAGTACGGACACCTGATGGGGGATCGGGTGCTGAAGGAATTTGCCTCACATCTAATGTCCGAAACGAGGATCCAGGACACGGTTTTTCGCTTTGGAGGGGAAGAGTTTGTCATCATCTTCCCACATACGCCTATAAATGAAGCGTGCACATTTGTCGATGATATACGTAAGAGATTCAGTCAAATGGAGTTTCAGGCAAACCCCGCCTTCTCTTGTACCTTTTCGGCAGGTGTGGCAGAAATCGCTGATCCGACGAAGCCATTTGATACATGGCTGAAGCTTGCGGATAATGCCCTTTATGAGGCGAAAAGCAACGGCAGGAACCTCGTAAGGATGGACGGGAAGGCAAGGGAGCATACTCCTCACAAAATCATGAAGATTGCCATTGTCGATGATGACCCGATCATTCGGACGGTGATGAAGGATATCGTGTCGAAACTGCCAGGAGAGCAGCATATTCAGTATGATATTCACACATTTAAAGACGGGGCTGCTTTTATAGGCTCGGATTGGCATGAGGGAAATCCCTGTCTCGTGATTTTGGATGGGGTGATGCCGAAGATGGACGGCCTGGAAGTACTGGAGCAGATTCGCTCAAGAAGTGATTCGGACCGCTACAAAGTGCTCATGCTTACATCCCGGAAGAGTGAAAGGGACATTTCCAGATCCCTTCAGCTCGGTGCCGATGATTATATGACGAAACCATTTAAACTACTGGAGCTCGAGGCCCGTTTAGGTCAAATGCTAAAAAGGATGAGGTAA
- the whiA gene encoding DNA-binding protein WhiA translates to MSFASETKKELTNIEVKDCCASAELSALIRMNGSLSFSNQMLVVNIQTENAAIARRIYTLIKKGYDTPVELLVRKKMRLKKNNVYIVRIKEDTKMILEDLKILGEHFTFIHNIAEDLIKKKCCRRSYLRGAFLAGGSVNNPETSSYHLEIFSLYSEHNEALSELMNSFGLNSKTLERKKGFITYLKEAEKITEFLNIIGAHNALLRFEDVRIVRDMRNSVNRLVNCETANLNKTIGAALRQVENIKFIERHVGLQVLPDKLREIAELRVNYQDVTLKELGEMVSGGTISKSGINHRLRKIDQLADKLRAGEKLNT, encoded by the coding sequence ATGTCGTTTGCGTCTGAAACAAAAAAAGAACTGACTAATATAGAAGTGAAAGACTGCTGTGCAAGTGCAGAACTTTCCGCATTGATTCGGATGAATGGTTCATTGTCCTTCTCGAATCAAATGCTCGTCGTCAATATTCAAACCGAAAACGCCGCCATTGCCAGAAGAATCTATACACTGATCAAAAAAGGGTACGACACCCCGGTAGAGCTTCTGGTACGGAAGAAAATGCGGCTGAAGAAAAACAATGTGTACATTGTACGAATCAAAGAAGATACAAAGATGATCCTTGAGGACTTGAAAATACTGGGTGAACATTTCACCTTTATCCATAATATAGCGGAAGACCTGATCAAGAAGAAATGCTGCAGGCGCTCGTACCTAAGGGGGGCGTTCCTTGCCGGCGGTTCGGTCAACAATCCGGAAACATCATCGTATCATTTAGAAATCTTTTCTCTTTATTCTGAACACAACGAGGCGTTGTCCGAGCTGATGAATTCCTTTGGCTTGAACAGTAAGACCCTTGAACGGAAAAAAGGCTTCATTACGTATTTGAAGGAAGCGGAGAAGATCACGGAGTTCCTGAATATCATAGGGGCACACAACGCCCTCCTCCGATTTGAGGATGTACGGATCGTCCGTGATATGAGGAATTCCGTTAATCGTCTGGTGAATTGCGAGACGGCTAACTTGAATAAAACCATCGGTGCAGCCTTGAGACAGGTAGAAAACATCAAGTTTATCGAAAGGCATGTAGGATTACAGGTTTTACCCGATAAACTAAGGGAGATAGCAGAGCTTCGAGTGAACTATCAGGATGTTACGTTGAAAGAACTGGGGGAAATGGTGTCAGGCGGCACGATCAGTAAATCGGGAATCAATCACCGCTTACGGAAAATCGATCAGCTGGCAGACAAGTTACGAGCGGGAGAAAAGCTCAATACCTAA
- a CDS encoding glycosyltransferase, with translation MTIGWFVLLYMILVVSFYTILLVISLFQLRKTYGLDEWEPYEELLHLHQTKPVSILVPAYNESVGIMATVRSLLSIEYPEYEIIIVNDGSTDDSMEKLVETFQLVKIKWVIRQQLKTQPVKGVYQSKLYKNLLVIDKENGGKADALNAGINVSNFPYFCSIDGDSVLERTAFLKVMKPIVESDGEVIASGGSIRIANGCEIESGEIVKVGLSRSPLVIMQVIEYLRAFLMGRIGLSRHNLLLIVSGAFGVFSKRWVVDAGGYSHTVGEDMELVVRLHHYVKEQKADKKIVYVPDPVSWTEAPESLKYLRRQRSRWHRGLFESLWIHRRLLFNPKYGSIGMISMPYFLIIEFLGPVVELMGYIIMVLSIFLGGVYLEFAILLFLLSILYGSVLSMAAVLLEEWSVRKFPKAADIGRLFVYSLTETLWYRPLTVFWRCEGILDVIRKKRGWGEMARKGVSK, from the coding sequence ATGACTATTGGGTGGTTTGTTCTCCTTTATATGATTCTCGTCGTCTCGTTTTATACGATTCTCCTCGTGATCTCCCTTTTTCAATTAAGGAAAACCTATGGACTCGACGAGTGGGAGCCGTATGAAGAGCTTTTACACCTCCATCAAACAAAGCCGGTTTCCATACTGGTCCCGGCTTACAATGAATCGGTCGGGATCATGGCGACGGTAAGGTCATTATTGAGTATTGAATACCCGGAATATGAAATCATCATCGTTAACGATGGCTCAACGGATGATTCCATGGAGAAACTCGTAGAAACCTTTCAGTTGGTGAAAATCAAGTGGGTGATCCGCCAGCAGCTGAAAACACAGCCGGTGAAGGGTGTGTATCAGTCGAAGCTGTATAAAAATTTATTGGTGATCGATAAGGAAAACGGAGGCAAGGCAGATGCCTTGAATGCCGGTATCAATGTATCGAACTTCCCTTATTTCTGCTCCATCGATGGGGACTCGGTTCTCGAACGGACCGCTTTCCTGAAAGTGATGAAACCGATCGTCGAATCCGATGGGGAGGTCATCGCCTCCGGAGGGAGTATCCGTATCGCAAATGGATGCGAAATCGAAAGCGGGGAAATCGTAAAGGTCGGGTTGTCCCGGTCACCCCTTGTCATCATGCAGGTGATCGAGTACTTAAGGGCGTTCCTTATGGGAAGGATCGGCTTGAGCCGTCATAATCTTCTCCTGATCGTATCGGGTGCCTTCGGGGTATTCTCGAAACGCTGGGTCGTCGATGCGGGTGGGTATTCCCATACCGTTGGGGAGGATATGGAGCTCGTTGTCAGGCTCCACCATTATGTGAAAGAACAAAAAGCCGATAAGAAAATCGTCTATGTGCCGGATCCGGTGAGCTGGACAGAAGCACCGGAGTCCTTGAAATATTTACGTCGTCAACGGAGCAGATGGCATCGGGGATTGTTTGAAAGCCTTTGGATCCACCGACGGCTCCTGTTTAATCCAAAGTACGGATCAATCGGCATGATTTCCATGCCATATTTTTTAATCATTGAATTTCTCGGCCCGGTCGTTGAATTGATGGGGTACATCATCATGGTTCTCTCCATTTTCCTTGGCGGGGTTTATCTGGAATTCGCCATTCTATTATTCTTGTTGTCCATCCTATATGGATCGGTGTTATCCATGGCTGCGGTCCTCCTGGAGGAATGGTCCGTCCGGAAGTTCCCGAAAGCAGCCGATATCGGAAGACTTTTCGTCTATTCATTGACCGAGACGTTATGGTACCGTCCGTTGACCGTCTTCTGGCGGTGTGAAGGGATCTTGGACGTGATTCGTAAGAAGAGGGGCTGGGGAGAAATGGCGAGAAAAGGAGTATCGAAATGA
- a CDS encoding Fur-regulated basic protein FbpA yields MPFLREAVERQRQQFIRRLVEAGVYKPCDEGLKKLTLSELVYVFNKHKKN; encoded by the coding sequence ATGCCATTTTTACGTGAAGCCGTTGAACGGCAGAGACAGCAGTTTATCCGTCGGTTGGTAGAAGCTGGTGTTTACAAGCCATGTGATGAAGGATTAAAGAAGTTGACCCTGTCGGAGTTGGTGTATGTGTTTAACAAGCATAAGAAAAATTGA
- a CDS encoding HEAT repeat domain-containing protein, with amino-acid sequence MYSRELFYFTVVLVSLMVLLSGLCLYLMIKKVNDNKSRKQIDQLKEEYQLALFHFLQEEREAEELRVRSPLQTRALVELLAGFSKMFASEDIQQRLQGFAEGHFQPFILSQLGHRRWSIRMNALYWIQEFKMKSMVEPLKKLQGSKKVSKAEEMQLLKIAVLFDEKDLVEKLTETKHELTEFEYSLLFHSFREDQFRPLVSAFEELPEVMKFALIDSVGVKNRMEHVSFLKRLLDTGAPELRVRALKAVVGMEFYLDIPTLSVHLRAESWQERLMAIKACEYIRSMELSPHLQALMSDPSFYVRSQAAQSLLRLENGEALLREIAAHAEDGYARDMAEQWLERGRVS; translated from the coding sequence TTGTACTCCCGTGAGCTTTTTTATTTTACTGTTGTGCTGGTCAGTCTGATGGTGCTGCTATCGGGACTTTGTCTGTATTTGATGATCAAGAAAGTGAACGATAATAAGAGTCGCAAGCAGATTGATCAATTGAAAGAGGAATATCAGTTGGCACTCTTCCACTTCCTGCAAGAAGAGAGGGAGGCGGAGGAGTTAAGGGTTCGTTCTCCCCTCCAGACAAGGGCGCTTGTCGAGTTACTTGCAGGCTTTTCGAAAATGTTTGCCTCGGAAGACATACAGCAACGATTACAAGGGTTTGCAGAAGGACACTTTCAACCGTTCATCCTGTCTCAGCTTGGACACAGAAGATGGAGTATCCGGATGAATGCCCTTTACTGGATACAGGAATTTAAGATGAAGAGCATGGTAGAGCCGTTAAAAAAACTACAAGGTTCAAAAAAGGTCAGCAAAGCGGAAGAGATGCAGCTGCTAAAAATCGCCGTGCTGTTTGATGAGAAGGACCTGGTCGAAAAGCTGACGGAGACGAAGCATGAGTTGACGGAGTTTGAATATAGTCTCCTGTTTCATTCGTTCAGGGAAGATCAGTTCCGGCCGTTGGTCTCTGCCTTTGAGGAACTGCCTGAAGTCATGAAGTTTGCCCTCATCGATTCGGTTGGGGTGAAAAATCGAATGGAACATGTTTCGTTCCTTAAACGTTTACTGGACACGGGTGCCCCTGAACTCAGGGTCCGTGCTTTAAAGGCAGTGGTGGGGATGGAGTTCTATCTTGATATCCCGACCCTTTCCGTTCATTTACGGGCAGAATCATGGCAGGAGCGGCTGATGGCCATTAAAGCATGTGAATACATCCGTTCCATGGAGCTTAGCCCCCATTTACAGGCCCTTATGAGCGACCCGTCCTTTTATGTTCGCTCCCAGGCAGCTCAATCCCTGTTGCGTTTGGAAAATGGAGAAGCATTGTTAAGGGAAATAGCAGCCCATGCAGAAGATGGATATGCGAGGGATATGGCAGAACAGTGGCTGGAAAGGGGGAGGGTTTCTTGA
- a CDS encoding 8-oxo-dGTP diphosphatase has protein sequence MQRVTNCLYLDGDKVLLLQKPRRNWWVAPGGKMESGESIRDAVIREYREETGIYLKNPDLKGVFTFIIKDGDQIVSEWMMFSFFATEADGVNLQESAEGKIKWHPIEDIKNLPMAEGDYHILDYLLHGKNTIYGTFTYTPDFKLLSYRLDPS, from the coding sequence GTGCAACGTGTCACAAATTGTTTATATCTGGATGGAGACAAGGTGCTCCTTCTCCAAAAGCCCAGAAGGAACTGGTGGGTCGCCCCGGGCGGGAAGATGGAGTCCGGTGAATCGATCAGGGATGCCGTCATCCGGGAGTATCGCGAGGAAACGGGTATCTATTTAAAGAATCCTGATTTAAAAGGCGTCTTTACGTTCATTATTAAAGACGGTGATCAAATCGTTTCGGAGTGGATGATGTTCTCCTTCTTTGCAACAGAGGCGGATGGAGTCAATCTTCAGGAATCAGCAGAAGGCAAGATTAAATGGCATCCGATTGAAGACATCAAGAATTTACCGATGGCTGAAGGGGATTATCATATTCTGGACTATCTATTGCACGGAAAGAATACGATTTATGGAACATTCACCTATACGCCTGATTTTAAGTTATTATCTTATCGACTGGATCCAAGTTAA
- a CDS encoding GDSL-type esterase/lipase family protein: MKMLKIAGVVLLFALIPIAYFSFFADETESSSKKRVIALGDSLTYGYGDKKEAGYIGRLEEKVNKEHTKKSYNFQNLGIPGQQSDQLLAQIVKPEVAEDLSEADVYIINIGTNDLIKNNGGDLFPLHHDEIMEAKKDYLDNLDKILNITGTASKKADIIVLGLYNPYPDKDSDKIEAYVDDWNKSMKKEAEKHENVKFVSTNPLFKGKSKENYFHDSLHPNGKGYELMADQIMKNYNF, from the coding sequence ATGAAAATGTTAAAAATCGCAGGGGTTGTCCTACTGTTTGCCCTTATTCCCATCGCCTACTTCAGTTTTTTTGCAGATGAGACAGAGTCATCTTCTAAGAAGCGGGTGATTGCATTGGGGGATTCCCTCACTTACGGCTATGGTGATAAGAAGGAAGCAGGTTATATCGGGCGGTTAGAAGAGAAAGTAAACAAAGAACATACGAAGAAGTCGTATAACTTCCAAAACTTAGGGATACCGGGGCAGCAGTCGGATCAGTTACTCGCACAAATCGTAAAGCCCGAGGTAGCCGAGGATTTAAGTGAAGCGGATGTATATATCATCAATATAGGAACCAATGATTTAATCAAGAATAATGGTGGAGACTTGTTCCCTTTACACCACGATGAGATCATGGAGGCGAAAAAGGACTATCTCGACAATCTGGATAAAATCCTGAATATTACCGGGACAGCGAGCAAAAAAGCGGATATCATCGTGTTGGGATTGTATAATCCGTACCCGGACAAAGACAGTGATAAAATCGAAGCATATGTGGATGATTGGAATAAGTCCATGAAGAAGGAAGCAGAAAAGCATGAAAATGTGAAATTTGTATCCACCAATCCATTATTCAAAGGAAAGTCCAAGGAAAACTATTTCCATGATTCTCTTCATCCTAATGGAAAAGGATACGAACTAATGGCAGATCAAATCATGAAGAATTATAACTTTTAA
- a CDS encoding YvcK family protein, translated as MTHTPKVVVIGGGTGLSVLLRGLKRHPIDISAIVTVADDGGSSGRLRDSLDIPPPGDIRNVLAALSEVEPLVEQMFQHRFETTNELSGHALGNLIIAALASITGDFVHAIQEMSRVLNVKGKVLPSANQSVILKAEMEDGTIVTGESAIPKAGKKIKRVFLKPDSIKALGETLRAIKEADLIVMGPGSLYTSILPNLLVPGIGEAVCQAEAKKMYICNIMTQAGETLDYSASDHVKALYDHLETPSIDYILVNKKQVPKEVQERYNEEQASPVHFDVDKLKSMGLEVIAEEILSYDNHLVRHNTEKVADIIYSYLKDSSN; from the coding sequence ATGACACATACACCCAAGGTCGTTGTGATCGGGGGAGGGACCGGCCTGTCGGTCCTCCTCAGGGGATTGAAGCGACACCCGATAGATATATCGGCCATCGTCACCGTTGCAGATGACGGCGGCAGTTCCGGTCGTTTGCGGGACAGCCTGGACATACCTCCACCGGGGGATATACGGAATGTCCTCGCTGCCCTCTCAGAAGTAGAGCCACTGGTTGAACAAATGTTTCAGCATCGATTTGAAACGACGAATGAACTTTCCGGTCATGCCCTCGGGAACTTGATCATCGCAGCCCTTGCTTCCATTACAGGGGACTTTGTCCATGCGATCCAGGAAATGAGCAGGGTATTGAATGTGAAGGGAAAGGTCCTTCCATCAGCGAATCAGAGTGTCATCCTGAAGGCTGAAATGGAGGATGGGACGATCGTGACGGGGGAATCCGCCATTCCGAAAGCCGGCAAGAAGATCAAACGTGTCTTTCTGAAGCCGGACAGCATCAAGGCATTAGGTGAAACGTTGCGGGCCATCAAGGAAGCCGATTTAATTGTGATGGGACCGGGAAGCCTATATACTAGTATCTTACCGAATCTCCTTGTTCCCGGAATTGGCGAAGCCGTCTGTCAGGCTGAAGCCAAGAAGATGTATATTTGCAATATCATGACCCAGGCAGGGGAGACCCTGGATTATTCAGCAAGCGACCACGTGAAGGCGTTATACGATCATCTTGAAACCCCGAGCATTGATTATATCCTGGTAAACAAGAAACAGGTGCCAAAAGAGGTACAGGAAAGATATAATGAAGAGCAGGCGAGCCCCGTTCATTTCGATGTGGATAAATTAAAATCCATGGGCTTGGAAGTGATCGCAGAAGAGATCCTCTCCTATGACAATCATCTCGTTCGTCATAACACAGAGAAGGTCGCGGATATTATTTATTCTTATTTGAAAGATTCAAGCAACTGA
- the rapZ gene encoding RNase adapter RapZ, with product MSTGSANDVQLVIITGMSGAGKTVAIQSFEDLGFFCVDNLPPTLLPKFLELMKESGNKMNKVALVMDLRGREFFDHLFKALDELAETSWVSPQILYLDADDSSLVRRYKETRRSHPLAPFGLPLEGIRQERELLEELKGRSQLIYTTSTMKPRELREKILTEFSVNKKTIFTVNVVSFGFKHGIPIDADLVFDVRFLPNPHYIDHMRPKTGLDEEVSTYVLKWNETNKFIEKVTDLLSFMLPQYKREGKSQLVVAIGCTGGQHRSVALAEYLGHHFEKDYQTKISHRDIQKRKGLTT from the coding sequence ATGAGTACAGGTTCTGCAAACGATGTTCAATTGGTCATCATAACGGGTATGTCCGGAGCTGGCAAAACCGTTGCCATTCAAAGCTTTGAGGATTTAGGATTCTTCTGTGTGGACAATCTGCCGCCCACTCTTCTTCCAAAATTTTTGGAACTGATGAAAGAGTCCGGTAATAAAATGAATAAGGTCGCCCTTGTCATGGACCTCAGGGGAAGGGAATTCTTCGATCATCTATTTAAAGCATTGGATGAACTGGCGGAAACGTCATGGGTATCGCCTCAGATCCTCTATCTGGATGCAGATGATTCATCCCTGGTCAGACGGTACAAGGAAACGCGCCGTTCACATCCATTGGCGCCATTCGGCCTGCCTCTTGAAGGGATCCGACAGGAAAGGGAGCTCCTCGAGGAATTGAAGGGGCGTTCCCAACTGATCTATACCACTTCCACCATGAAGCCAAGGGAACTTAGGGAAAAGATTTTAACGGAATTCTCGGTGAACAAGAAAACGATTTTCACGGTGAACGTCGTATCCTTCGGTTTTAAACACGGTATTCCTATCGATGCCGATCTGGTGTTTGATGTGCGCTTCCTCCCAAACCCCCATTATATCGATCATATGAGACCGAAAACGGGGTTGGATGAAGAGGTTTCAACCTATGTGTTGAAATGGAATGAAACGAATAAATTCATCGAAAAGGTAACCGATTTACTCTCGTTCATGCTTCCCCAATACAAGCGTGAAGGAAAGAGTCAGCTTGTTGTGGCCATTGGATGTACAGGCGGACAACATCGTTCGGTTGCGCTGGCAGAGTATCTTGGACATCATTTTGAAAAAGACTACCAAACAAAAATTTCTCATCGAGATATCCAGAAGAGAAAGGGTCTAACAACATGA
- a CDS encoding MerR family transcriptional regulator, whose protein sequence is MDNEPSYKDKKVISIGVVSELTGLTERKIRYYEEKNLIFPQRSNRGYRKYSFSDVERLMDIADQREEGVTTKEIKHELTIKERKEAKKKMIKGQLNAQFGVQKN, encoded by the coding sequence GTGGATAATGAACCTTCCTATAAAGATAAGAAAGTGATTTCCATCGGAGTTGTGAGCGAATTGACCGGGTTGACCGAGAGGAAGATCCGTTATTACGAAGAGAAGAATCTGATCTTTCCACAACGCTCCAACAGGGGATATCGCAAATACTCCTTTTCCGATGTGGAACGATTGATGGATATTGCCGACCAGCGTGAAGAAGGGGTCACGACAAAAGAAATCAAACATGAACTCACCATAAAGGAAAGAAAAGAAGCCAAGAAAAAAATGATCAAAGGCCAGCTGAATGCACAGTTTGGGGTGCAGAAGAATTGA
- a CDS encoding HPr family phosphocarrier protein: MVEKQVEVKLKTGLQARPAALFVQEANRFSSEIFLEKDGKKVNAKSIMGLMSLAISTGSAITLVADGSDEEEALVALEGFVQKEA, encoded by the coding sequence ATGGTGGAAAAACAAGTAGAAGTGAAATTGAAGACAGGTCTGCAAGCGAGACCGGCAGCACTATTCGTACAGGAGGCAAACCGCTTCTCATCTGAAATCTTCTTAGAGAAGGACGGGAAGAAGGTCAATGCCAAAAGCATCATGGGCTTGATGAGTTTAGCGATCTCCACCGGCTCTGCCATCACATTGGTAGCGGACGGAAGCGACGAAGAAGAAGCGCTGGTAGCCCTTGAAGGATTCGTTCAAAAAGAAGCGTAA